The sequence below is a genomic window from Streptomyces sp. B21-105.
GCACCGCCCACCACCACCGTCACCTCAGCCGGCGTTCTGCTCCTCCGCCAGGATGCGGTTCAGCGCCTCGTCCAGATGGGTGTCGAAGTCGGCGAGAGCCCCCTCCTGGCCCAGCGGAACCACCTTGTCGGTTCGGTCGAGGAAGGCCACCAGCGGGGCAGCCGATGAGCGGAAGAGCGCCTGGTCGCCGCCGACCTGAAGCCGAATCAGAACTTCGCCCAGCACATCGGGTTCCACGGGTGACACCCGGACGTCTCCCTCTCCGCACGGCCTGCCCACCCCGTCGATGAGCAGCTCGCGCCCGAAAGCCCAGGTCACCGGGGCATCGCCGGGCAGATGGAAAGTGAGCCG
It includes:
- a CDS encoding SsgA family sporulation/cell division regulator: MRESVQAVQAEVMMSFLVSEELSFRIPVELGYESCDPYAVRLTFHLPGDAPVTWAFGRELLIDGVGRPCGEGDVRVSPVEPDVLGEVLIRLQVGGDQALFRSSAAPLVAFLDRTDKVVPLGQEGALADFDTHLDEALNRILAEEQNAG